One Clavelina lepadiformis chromosome 1, kaClaLepa1.1, whole genome shotgun sequence genomic region harbors:
- the LOC143472921 gene encoding chymotrypsinogen A-like, translating into MIGTAWVYTGWSVVGGTLFIFGFLFYYELTPPVTTPSTPTTSPVTLDVTEISTFTPDVTLTTKPSFTQCGIPPDELQEQRSASPSFNVILDITLSSRILGGFVAVDRQWPWVVYIYEKDINGDTSNQTLLKNGLCGGTLLNDEWILTAAHCFTTIDPALYGVVLGEHTITEPSGREIRRDVEELIIFVEYNQLTFDNDVALIKVSRPITFNQNIRPSCLALPETLLSPATICTTLGWGFTTSPMGLRQNQLMQVNLPIFPDDACRDLTGMNSAEYNFRTFNIGDPKICAGGETGKDSCNGDSGGPLLCLENGVYVVHGIVSYGSKTCGLPLLPGIYSKVSDPDINKFITDNIGTFNL; encoded by the exons ATGATTGGTACGGCTTGGGTGTATACTGGATGGTCAGTGGTTGGGGgcactttgtttatttttggctTCCTGTTTTATTATGAACTAACTCCGCCTGTCACGACACCGTCAACACCAACGACAAGCCCGGTTACCTTGGATGTAACTGAAATTTCAACATTTACACCGGATGTGACCCTTACAACAAAGCCAAGTTTTACACAGTGTGGCATCCCACCCGACGAACTGCAAGAACAACGATCAGCGA gTCCTTCATTTAATGTTATTCTAGATATCACCTTATCTTCAAGAATTCTCG gaGGATTTGTTGCTGTTGATCGCCAATGGCCATGGGTTGTTTACATATATGAAAAAGATATCAATGGTGACACAAGCAATCaaactttattaaaaaatgGTCTATGCGGGGGAACGTTGCTGAACGACGAATGGATTTTAACCGCGGCACATTGCTTTACTAC AATTGATCCTGCTTTATATGGAGTTGTACTTGGTGAGCATACCATCACTGAACCTTCTGGGAGAGAAATACGAAGAGATGTGGAGGaacttattatttttgtaGAGTACAATCAATTAACCTTCGACAATGACGTCGCTCTTATAAAG GTGTCAAGACCAATTacttttaatcaaaatatacGGCCGTCATGTTTGGCTTTGCCAGAGACACTTCTTTCACCTGCAACAATATGCACAACCTTGGGCTGGGGTTTTACAA CTTCCCCTATGGGTTTGCGCCAGAACCAATTAATGCAAGTGAACCTACCAATATTTCCGGATGATGCCTGTCGGGATTTAACGGGTATGAATTCGGCCGAGTACAACTTCAGAACATTTAATATTGGTGATCCCAAGATTTGTGCGGGTGGCGAAACTGGCAAAGACTCTTGTAAC GGGGATAGTGGAGGTCCTTTACTTTGCCTAGAAAACGGAGTTTACGTTGTTCATGGAATTGTATCATATGGAAGTAAGACTTGCGGTTTGCCGCTTCTCCCCGGAATTTACAGTAAG gttTCAGATCCCGACATCAACAAATTTATTACAGATAACATCGGAACCTTTAATTTGTAA